A region of the Paenibacillus sp. J23TS9 genome:
CCCCATTCACCAATATTGGCCTTCGGATCGGCTTTATATTTATTCCAGCGCTCCAGATGCCCCTGCATTTCCTGCGACAGCTGGTCTGCCGTAAGCTTACCTTCAATCGCGCCCTTGATCATTTCATGCTTCTTCAGCACGGCATCCGGATCTCCGATATTTAGATCCATCGGACGCAGGCTGACATAGGTTTGATCCAGCTTTTTATCATCCGGGGTCGGAGTTTGCAGGAAACGCGTGTTGTAATTGAAGTACGTGACAAGCGCTTCCGGATGCTTGAAGCCCTTTTTCACAACGAGGAAGCTGCTGCTCGGAGGAACCACGGTAGCATTATACTGCCCCTTATCGTCTGCGATTGCATATGCCGCCCACTTGGCGTCCGGGTTGGACATCATGGCGTTGGTCAGGGTGCCGAACGGCATGTACCATGGACCGAAGAAAATGCCGCTTTGACCGCCGACAACCAGTTCATCGGGATTTTTGCGAAGGGCAAAATCTTTGTCGATGATTCCCTTCTTATACCACTCCGCCAATTTGCCCAATGCCTGCTTCGCTTCAGGTGTTGTTGAACCGTATACCACATTTCCTGAGTTGTCCTTCAGCCAGATGCTCGGATAGGCATTAAATGCATTGAACAGCGCCTTAAAGTCATAGTTCCAGCCATAATCTGTCGTGACCATCTGGTTATTGCCCGGCAAACCAATCGTGTCTTTTTTTCCGTTGCCATCCGGGTCCTGGTTGATAAAAGCTTCGGCTATCTTTTCTACATCCGCTATCGTCTTCGGAGGTTGAAGACCCAGTTTGTCGAGCCAATCTTGACGTACCCATATTTCCTGAAAGGAGTCTCCCTTTGGCACAATGTTCGGAATCGCCAGCAGCTTGCCGTCAATCGTGGCCTTGGCCAAAGACAATCCATTATTCATGTCATAGGTTTGCTTGACCTGATCGGACGCATACTTTTGAAACACATCCGTCAAATTCTCAAGCTGGTCGGCATCGGCAAGCTCCAAAAAGGTCCTTTCATCCACAACCATCGCATCCGGCAAATCGTTACTGGCCACCGCCAGTTTTAATTTCTGTGTATAGTCATCACCCGAGGCATACCACATATACTTGAATTTCACATTTGTCTGTTCGGTAAAATAGCGCGTGTATAAATTATCCTCGATGGTGTCGCCCTGAGGTATTCTCTCATTCGGCGAGACCGATTTGATCGTGGTCACCTCCACCTGTTCAGGCAGACGGAATGGGTCTATCTTCACTACGGTTTCTGTCTTCGTTGTCTTCCCGGCTATTTCATTTTCTTTCGCTGAATCCGTCTTGCTCGGCGCACAGGCTGAGAGCAAAAGCATCGTAACCGTGAGCAGCAGCAGTACTGACTTCCCCTTTTTCATTAGCGTACCTCTCTTTCATGGTTCATCAAGAATGGATTGTTCTAATCATACAAGGGATATGGGCTGGCAGAGTCAGGATCCTTCTTCAAAATAGTCTGCGTACATCCTTGAAATAGCGCTTACATTTCATACGAATGTATACCTTCTGCAAGATAAAAAGTGACTTTAATGATAACTTTCACCTTAACAAAAAAAAGGAAGCAGCAAGTAATGAACCCTTGCTGCTTCCTTTTTTGGTCGTTCAACTTTATTCAAGCTATTCATGAATTAATGATTAATCAACAAATAATGCTGCTGCACCGATAATGCCCACATCATCGCGCAGTTCAGCCGGTATGATCGTACATGTTCCCCGATAAGGCTCAAGGATCAGCTCTTCCGTCTTCCGGATCAGCGGTTCAAAGAATGCATTCCCTGCCCTGCTGACTCCTCCGCCAATAACGATCCGATCCGGGTTGAAGCTATGAATAATATTCATGAGTCCGAGTCCGGTATAGTGGATAA
Encoded here:
- a CDS encoding extracellular solute-binding protein, with the translated sequence MKKGKSVLLLLTVTMLLLSACAPSKTDSAKENEIAGKTTKTETVVKIDPFRLPEQVEVTTIKSVSPNERIPQGDTIEDNLYTRYFTEQTNVKFKYMWYASGDDYTQKLKLAVASNDLPDAMVVDERTFLELADADQLENLTDVFQKYASDQVKQTYDMNNGLSLAKATIDGKLLAIPNIVPKGDSFQEIWVRQDWLDKLGLQPPKTIADVEKIAEAFINQDPDGNGKKDTIGLPGNNQMVTTDYGWNYDFKALFNAFNAYPSIWLKDNSGNVVYGSTTPEAKQALGKLAEWYKKGIIDKDFALRKNPDELVVGGQSGIFFGPWYMPFGTLTNAMMSNPDAKWAAYAIADDKGQYNATVVPPSSSFLVVKKGFKHPEALVTYFNYNTRFLQTPTPDDKKLDQTYVSLRPMDLNIGDPDAVLKKHEMIKGAIEGKLTADQLSQEMQGHLERWNKYKADPKANIGEWGPPFSYLVGGQPMEDVKFNEVYSLYTATTKTMEKRWSNLQKLETETYFKIVLGELPLDAFDQFVAEWKAQGGEQIMKEIQEAVK